From the Egibacteraceae bacterium genome, one window contains:
- the metH gene encoding methionine synthase yields the protein MSDLLRELDRRVLVVDGAMGTSIQALDLTAEDFACLDGCNEVLVRTRPELISEVHDAFLAVGCDALETDTFGGAPWVLDEYGLGAETETLNERAARLARKAADAAGGRQRFVLGSIGPGTRSPTLSLGKGPRDGKPAAKDFIDYDTMVPGYVRQVRGLLAGGVDALIVETVFDLLQAKAAIWGCHEAMRAEGRTVPIIASVTIEATINTMLLGSEVGAALVALEPLGVDVIGLNCATGPEDMREHVRYLSEHCTKPISVIPNAGIPAMVDGETVYPLSPEALAEAHREFVTAFGVRMVGGCCGTTPAHLQAVVEAVAAATPASREPVAEASVASLYAPVTLRQEASTLLVGERLNANGSRKFRDLLLAEDWEAITQMAREQVREGAHTLDVCVDYVGRDGVADMVAVVDRLATQSTLPLVIDSTEVEVVSAALRRLGGRAVINSVNLEDGRTKADRLFALAKQFGAVLIALAIDEEGQARTADWKVDVCKRIAAIAVDEYGLSPGDLIFDTLTFPLGSGQEDLRKDGLATLEAIERVKAEIPGCHTVLGVSNVSFGLSPAARQALNSVFLHMAAQRGLDAAIVHAGKILPLHRIDDGVRQICVDLVEDNRGARGRTGTAPADYDPLHALMAQFEGATETRASAEELAALPLTERLERRIVDGDRDGLGDDLDAAMASGLAPLDIINVHLLAGMKVVGDLFGSGQMQLPFVLQSAECMKAAVAHLEPHMEASDNGGKARIVLATVKGDVHDIGKNLVDIILTNNGYEVRNIGIKQPIDAIVEAAADFRADAVGLSGLLVKSTVVMRSDLEELERRGLAHYPVLLGGAALTRPYVEVDLRKVYSGPLFYCRDAFAGLRTMDELVEHRRGGGFPPGWGTQPVERPEPRGEAEADYREDRERRRRSTERSDVATDVPVPSPPFWGSRVVRGVPLDQVAGYLNKRALFRNQWGFARDDEEAAEAALRATLATARTQSLLTPQVVYGYWPCNAEGNDVVVYEAPGSDAVAARFSFPRQTRGRRLCIADFFRPVESGERDVIAFHVVTMGSRVTERAAELFGQDRYTEYLYLHGLGVEMAEALAELWHQRIRTELGIADDDADTLEALFKQGYRGSRYSFGYAACPDLESRKPLFDLTGAARLGLELSEEFQLVPEQSTDALIVHHPEAKYFSAR from the coding sequence ATGAGCGATCTCCTCCGAGAGCTTGACCGGCGGGTGCTCGTCGTCGACGGCGCGATGGGCACCTCGATCCAGGCGCTCGACCTCACCGCCGAGGACTTCGCGTGCCTCGATGGCTGCAACGAGGTCCTCGTGCGCACCCGCCCCGAGCTCATCAGTGAGGTCCACGACGCGTTCCTCGCCGTCGGCTGCGACGCGCTCGAGACGGACACGTTCGGCGGCGCCCCGTGGGTCCTCGACGAGTACGGTCTTGGGGCGGAGACCGAGACACTGAACGAGCGGGCCGCCCGCCTGGCGCGCAAGGCCGCCGACGCCGCCGGCGGCAGGCAGCGGTTCGTGCTCGGCTCGATCGGTCCGGGGACGCGCTCCCCGACGCTTTCGCTCGGCAAGGGCCCCCGCGACGGGAAGCCGGCCGCCAAGGACTTCATCGACTACGACACGATGGTCCCCGGCTACGTCCGCCAGGTCCGGGGCCTGCTCGCGGGCGGCGTGGACGCGCTCATCGTCGAGACGGTCTTCGACCTGCTGCAGGCCAAGGCGGCCATCTGGGGCTGCCACGAGGCCATGCGCGCCGAGGGCCGCACCGTGCCGATCATCGCGTCGGTGACCATCGAGGCCACGATCAACACGATGCTGCTCGGCAGCGAGGTGGGTGCAGCGCTCGTCGCCCTCGAACCGCTCGGCGTCGACGTCATCGGTTTGAACTGCGCGACCGGCCCTGAGGACATGCGCGAGCACGTCCGCTACCTGTCCGAGCACTGCACGAAGCCGATCAGCGTCATCCCCAACGCCGGCATCCCCGCCATGGTCGACGGCGAGACCGTGTACCCCCTGAGCCCCGAGGCCCTGGCCGAGGCACACCGCGAGTTCGTCACCGCCTTCGGCGTGCGCATGGTCGGTGGCTGCTGCGGCACCACGCCGGCGCACCTGCAGGCCGTCGTCGAGGCGGTCGCAGCAGCCACACCCGCGTCCCGCGAACCCGTCGCGGAGGCGAGCGTCGCGTCGCTCTACGCGCCGGTCACCCTCCGCCAGGAGGCGAGCACCCTGCTCGTCGGAGAGCGGCTCAACGCGAACGGCTCGCGCAAGTTCCGCGACCTGCTCCTCGCCGAGGACTGGGAGGCCATCACCCAGATGGCCCGCGAGCAGGTGCGCGAGGGGGCTCACACGCTCGACGTGTGCGTCGACTACGTCGGCCGCGACGGGGTCGCCGACATGGTCGCGGTCGTCGACCGCCTCGCCACCCAGTCGACGCTGCCGCTCGTCATCGACTCCACAGAGGTCGAGGTCGTGTCCGCGGCGCTGCGCCGCCTCGGCGGGCGCGCGGTGATCAACTCCGTCAACCTCGAGGACGGACGCACGAAGGCCGACCGGCTGTTCGCCCTCGCGAAGCAGTTCGGGGCCGTGCTCATCGCCCTGGCCATCGACGAGGAGGGCCAGGCGCGCACCGCCGACTGGAAGGTCGACGTCTGCAAGCGCATCGCCGCGATCGCCGTCGACGAGTACGGCCTGTCCCCCGGCGACCTCATCTTCGACACGCTGACCTTCCCGCTGGGCTCGGGCCAGGAGGACCTGCGCAAAGACGGGCTCGCCACCCTCGAGGCGATCGAGCGGGTGAAGGCGGAGATCCCCGGCTGCCACACGGTGCTCGGCGTGTCGAACGTCTCGTTCGGGCTGTCCCCGGCGGCGCGACAGGCGCTCAACTCGGTGTTCCTCCACATGGCGGCGCAGCGGGGGCTCGACGCGGCGATCGTCCACGCTGGCAAGATCCTGCCGCTGCACCGCATCGACGACGGCGTCCGGCAGATCTGCGTCGACCTTGTCGAGGACAACCGCGGCGCCCGCGGGCGCACCGGGACCGCCCCTGCCGACTACGACCCCTTGCACGCCCTCATGGCGCAGTTCGAGGGCGCCACGGAGACCCGGGCGAGCGCCGAGGAGCTCGCCGCGCTGCCCCTCACCGAACGCCTCGAGCGGCGCATCGTCGACGGCGACCGGGACGGGCTCGGCGACGACCTCGACGCGGCGATGGCCTCGGGCCTCGCACCCCTCGACATCATCAACGTCCACCTGCTCGCGGGCATGAAGGTCGTCGGCGACCTGTTCGGCTCCGGCCAGATGCAGCTGCCGTTCGTCCTCCAGTCAGCCGAGTGCATGAAGGCCGCGGTCGCCCACCTCGAGCCGCACATGGAGGCGTCCGACAACGGCGGCAAGGCGAGGATCGTGCTCGCCACCGTCAAGGGCGACGTGCACGACATCGGCAAGAACCTCGTCGACATCATCCTCACGAACAACGGCTACGAGGTCCGCAACATCGGGATCAAGCAGCCCATCGACGCCATCGTGGAGGCGGCAGCGGACTTCCGTGCCGACGCCGTCGGGCTGTCGGGGCTGCTCGTCAAGTCCACGGTCGTCATGCGCAGCGACCTCGAGGAGCTCGAGCGACGCGGCCTCGCCCACTACCCCGTCCTGCTCGGCGGTGCGGCGCTCACCCGTCCCTACGTGGAGGTGGACCTCCGCAAGGTCTACAGCGGGCCGCTGTTCTACTGCCGGGACGCCTTCGCGGGCCTGCGCACCATGGACGAGCTCGTCGAGCACCGGCGCGGCGGCGGCTTCCCCCCGGGGTGGGGCACGCAGCCCGTCGAGAGGCCTGAGCCCCGGGGGGAGGCCGAGGCGGACTACCGGGAGGACCGGGAGCGCCGGAGGCGCTCCACCGAGCGCTCCGACGTGGCCACCGACGTGCCCGTGCCGAGCCCGCCGTTCTGGGGGTCGCGGGTGGTGCGCGGCGTGCCCCTCGACCAGGTCGCCGGCTATCTCAACAAGCGCGCGCTGTTCCGCAACCAGTGGGGGTTCGCCCGGGACGACGAGGAGGCGGCCGAGGCGGCGCTGCGCGCGACGCTCGCCACGGCGCGCACGCAGAGCCTGCTCACCCCCCAGGTCGTCTATGGCTACTGGCCGTGCAACGCCGAGGGCAACGACGTCGTCGTCTACGAGGCTCCGGGCTCCGACGCGGTGGCCGCGCGCTTCTCCTTCCCCCGCCAGACCCGGGGACGGCGGCTCTGCATCGCGGACTTCTTCCGCCCCGTCGAGTCCGGGGAACGCGACGTCATCGCCTTCCACGTCGTCACCATGGGGTCGCGCGTCACCGAGCGCGCCGCCGAGCTCTTCGGGCAGGACCGCTACACCGAGTACCTCTACCTCCACGGGCTCGGCGT
- a CDS encoding GNAT family N-acetyltransferase — MTLTDLDRYTHDAVLRDGRTVRVRPIRPDDTDRMLAMWQRLSPETIRMRFFVPRGMTPEQMRFFTDVDYDRRFALVAETGGRIIGVSRFDRLEDDPTTAEFAVLVEDAEQGRGVGTVLVRALVGPAQDLGVKGFVGEVLAENRSMLRMLRDAGFAPVLAGAGTVVHTSFPSTPTEEFLATGDEQDRRAAVAALSAVFAPRSIAVAGASRDRRSIGGLVFANLLHGGFAGAVYPVNPAAPVVQSVAAYPSLSACPTVPELVIVCVPAPLVEGVVQEAAELGSRAAVVISAGFNEAGPEGADRERSLMAVVRGHGIRIVGPNCMGVLNANADVRMNATFSQVFPPPGRVAFSSQSGALGLAILAAAERLGLGLSSFASVGNKADLSGNDLLQHWESDPDTDVILLYLESFGNPRRFGRIARRIARRKPIVAVKSGRTVAGERAASSHTGALAAGDVAVEALFRQAGVIRTDSLEELFGVATLLATQPVPAGDRVAILTNGGGPGILAADACESNGLEVPELAPETVSRLAEFLPREAGIRNPVDMIASASAANYGRAMRVLADDPRVDSLLVIFIPPVVTRPEDVAREMAAAAAALPDNVPVVSVFMSEAGVPPELAEASIPSFAFPEGAAQALGRVARYGRWRARPLGNVVSVADADVAAARAVVAEALAGDRAEAWLDAAQAERLLAAFGIPTARARVVRTPEAAAEAQRAIDGPVAVKVAAPVHKTELGGVRLGLASADEAAEAVADITRALVGAGHADVAEKGFLVQEMVGGGDRGSPGVEMVVGVSHDRTFGPILMVGMGGTLVELLRDVSVRIHPLTDVDVEEMLTGLRGYPLLTGYRGAEPVDVAALEALLFRVSAMVEEVPEVDELDLNPVFVRRRGVAAVDARVKLSRDHRRPRR; from the coding sequence ATGACGCTCACCGACCTCGACCGCTACACCCACGACGCGGTGCTGCGCGACGGGCGCACCGTCCGGGTGCGCCCCATCCGGCCCGACGACACCGACCGCATGCTCGCGATGTGGCAACGCCTGTCGCCGGAGACCATACGGATGCGGTTCTTCGTCCCCCGCGGCATGACGCCCGAGCAGATGCGCTTCTTCACCGACGTCGACTACGACCGGCGCTTCGCGCTCGTGGCCGAGACGGGCGGGCGGATCATCGGCGTGAGCCGTTTCGACCGCCTCGAGGACGACCCGACCACGGCGGAGTTCGCGGTGCTCGTCGAAGACGCCGAGCAGGGACGCGGCGTCGGCACCGTGCTCGTGCGGGCGCTCGTCGGGCCGGCCCAGGACCTCGGCGTGAAGGGCTTCGTCGGCGAGGTCCTCGCCGAGAACCGCTCGATGCTGCGGATGCTGCGCGACGCGGGGTTCGCCCCGGTGCTCGCCGGCGCCGGCACGGTCGTCCACACGAGCTTCCCCTCCACCCCGACCGAGGAGTTCCTCGCCACCGGCGACGAGCAGGACCGCCGGGCGGCGGTCGCGGCACTGTCCGCCGTCTTCGCCCCCCGGTCGATCGCCGTCGCGGGCGCGAGCCGCGACCGCCGCAGCATCGGCGGCCTCGTCTTCGCCAACCTCCTCCACGGTGGCTTCGCCGGGGCTGTCTACCCCGTCAACCCCGCGGCGCCGGTGGTCCAGTCGGTGGCGGCCTACCCGTCGCTGTCGGCCTGCCCGACCGTGCCCGAGCTCGTCATCGTCTGCGTGCCCGCCCCGCTCGTCGAGGGCGTCGTGCAGGAGGCCGCCGAGCTCGGGTCCCGCGCGGCGGTCGTCATCTCGGCTGGCTTCAACGAGGCCGGTCCCGAGGGCGCCGATCGGGAGCGCTCCCTCATGGCCGTCGTGCGCGGCCACGGCATCCGCATCGTCGGGCCGAACTGCATGGGCGTGCTGAACGCGAACGCCGACGTGCGCATGAACGCGACGTTCTCGCAGGTGTTCCCCCCGCCCGGGCGGGTGGCCTTCTCCAGCCAGTCGGGGGCGCTCGGGCTGGCAATCCTCGCCGCCGCCGAGCGCCTCGGCCTCGGCCTGTCGAGCTTCGCCAGCGTCGGCAACAAGGCGGACCTGTCCGGCAACGACCTCCTCCAGCACTGGGAGAGCGACCCCGACACCGACGTCATCCTGCTCTACCTCGAGTCGTTCGGGAACCCGCGCAGGTTCGGGCGCATCGCCCGGCGCATCGCGCGCCGCAAGCCGATCGTCGCGGTCAAGTCGGGCCGGACGGTGGCCGGCGAGCGCGCCGCGTCGAGCCACACCGGGGCGCTCGCCGCCGGCGACGTCGCCGTCGAGGCGCTGTTCCGCCAGGCCGGCGTCATCCGCACCGACAGCCTCGAGGAGCTGTTCGGCGTCGCGACGCTGCTCGCCACCCAGCCGGTTCCGGCGGGTGACCGGGTGGCGATCCTCACGAACGGCGGCGGCCCGGGGATCCTCGCCGCGGACGCGTGCGAGTCCAACGGCCTCGAGGTCCCCGAGCTCGCGCCGGAGACCGTGAGCCGCCTCGCCGAGTTCCTCCCACGCGAGGCCGGAATCCGCAACCCCGTCGACATGATCGCGTCCGCGTCGGCCGCCAACTACGGGCGGGCGATGCGCGTGCTCGCCGACGACCCGCGCGTGGACAGCCTGCTCGTCATCTTCATCCCCCCCGTCGTCACCCGCCCGGAGGACGTCGCGCGCGAGATGGCCGCGGCCGCGGCGGCGCTGCCCGACAACGTGCCGGTCGTGTCGGTCTTCATGAGCGAGGCCGGCGTGCCGCCCGAGCTCGCGGAGGCCTCCATCCCCTCCTTCGCCTTCCCCGAGGGCGCCGCCCAGGCGCTCGGCCGGGTGGCGCGCTACGGCCGCTGGCGCGCGCGTCCCCTCGGCAACGTCGTCAGCGTCGCCGACGCCGACGTCGCCGCCGCGCGCGCCGTGGTGGCCGAGGCGCTCGCCGGCGACCGGGCGGAGGCGTGGCTGGACGCGGCGCAGGCGGAGCGCCTCCTCGCGGCGTTCGGGATCCCGACGGCGAGGGCTCGGGTCGTGCGCACACCGGAGGCGGCGGCCGAGGCCCAGCGCGCCATCGACGGTCCCGTCGCGGTGAAGGTCGCGGCCCCGGTCCACAAGACCGAGCTCGGCGGGGTCCGGCTCGGGCTCGCGAGTGCCGACGAGGCCGCTGAGGCGGTCGCAGACATCACGCGGGCCCTCGTCGGGGCAGGGCACGCCGACGTCGCCGAGAAGGGCTTCCTCGTGCAGGAGATGGTCGGCGGGGGCGACCGGGGGTCGCCAGGCGTCGAGATGGTCGTGGGCGTGAGCCACGACCGCACGTTCGGGCCGATCCTCATGGTCGGCATGGGCGGCACGCTCGTCGAGCTGCTCCGCGACGTGAGCGTCCGCATCCACCCGCTCACCGACGTCGACGTCGAGGAGATGTTGACGGGCCTGCGCGGCTATCCGCTGCTCACGGGGTACCGGGGCGCCGAGCCCGTCGACGTGGCGGCCCTGGAAGCGCTGCTCTTCCGCGTGTCGGCCATGGTCGAGGAGGTCCCGGAGGTGGACGAGCTCGACCTCAACCCCGTCTTCGTGCGCCGCCGGGGCGTCGCGGCGGTCGACGCGCGCGTGAAGCTCTCCCGCGACCACCGCCGCCCGCGCCGCTGA
- a CDS encoding flavin reductase family protein, translated as MPDFDPHELAPRECYFLLTSLVVPRPIAWVSTLSEAGTRNLAPHSYFNMISSYPPIVHFTSTGVKDTLRNVRATGEFVVNVVSRDLLEVMNATAADFPPGEDEFAWAGLEPAPSATVAPPRVAAARASLECRMREVLSMGNGNMVFGDVLHVHVADGIWRDGRVAPELLEPVGRLSGGGYALVDEVTHLPRPRWKDVRDADTTPGG; from the coding sequence ATGCCCGACTTCGACCCCCACGAGCTTGCCCCGCGCGAGTGCTACTTCCTGCTCACGAGCCTCGTCGTGCCACGACCCATCGCGTGGGTGTCGACGCTGTCGGAGGCCGGCACCCGCAACCTCGCCCCCCACAGCTACTTCAACATGATCTCGTCGTACCCGCCGATCGTGCACTTCACCTCGACGGGGGTGAAGGACACGCTGCGCAACGTGCGGGCGACGGGCGAGTTCGTCGTCAACGTCGTGAGCCGTGACCTCCTCGAGGTGATGAACGCGACGGCGGCGGACTTCCCGCCCGGCGAGGACGAGTTCGCGTGGGCGGGCCTCGAGCCGGCCCCGTCCGCAACGGTCGCCCCGCCCCGGGTCGCCGCGGCGAGGGCCTCCCTCGAGTGCCGCATGCGCGAGGTCCTGTCGATGGGCAACGGCAACATGGTCTTCGGCGACGTGCTGCACGTCCACGTGGCCGACGGGATCTGGCGGGACGGGCGGGTCGCCCCCGAGCTGCTCGAGCCCGTCGGCCGGCTGTCGGGCGGGGGCTACGCGCTCGTCGACGAGGTAACGCACCTGCCCCGCCCCCGGTGGAAGGACGTGCGCGACGCCGACACGACGCCCGGCGGGTGA